The segment GTAATTGATAGATTTTATGCAAAACTTTCCCCATGGAAGGCAAAAACACTTTCTTTTGGGGGTAGATTAACCCTCTCGAAGGCCGTCCTTGGCAGCCTTCCATCTTACTTCATGTCTATATTTGTGTCTCCTACGGGAGTCTTGGAAAGCTTGGAAAAAATTCGAAGGCAATTTCTGTGGGGTGGCGGTGATAATAAGTACAAAATACCATGGGTATCATGGGGAAAAGTTGTCACATCGAAGGAGAAAGGGGGTTTGGGATTGGGTTCTCTTCGGGCTTTCAACCTCGCAATGATTGTTAAATGGTGGTGGGGACTGAAGAATAACAAGTCGACATTATGGAGAAGAGTAATCACGGGTATCCATAATCTACATAATAAACCGGCCAAGACACTAGCAAAGAAAACTATCCCAGGCATTTGGAGTAACATTGCAGGGGTAATACAGGAATTACAAAAGGATGGACTCAGTTTTGATGACATTTTTAAGAAACAGGTCAGAGAAGGCGAAGACACTCTTTCTGGATGGAGTCATGGAATGGTGGTGAACCCTTTAGAGAGAGCTTCCCAGAATTGTATCAACTAGAAAGGCGAAAAGCATGCATAGTCAAGGAGAGGATTCACGAGGCAGGGCTAAATTGGGATTGGAGGTCGCCCCTTACAACAGACGAACAGATACGAAGCTTTCATTCGCTACTAAATGCCATAGGAGGATTCCGTCCAACGCCAGGTATTGATTTTTGGAAGTGTGCATTGAGTGATGATGGTAACTACCATGTAGGTGCTATCAGAGCCAAATTAGACAGAACCGGCAAATGACGAAGTGATTATTCCCTGGATACATGAAATCCCAATCAAAGTCTCAGCTTTTGTTTGGAGAGCTAATCTAGGTCGCATTCCGTCCAACAATGCATTAATTAGGAGAGGAGTACCAGGGGTTGAAGATAGATGTTCATGGTGTTCGAAGGAAAATGAAGATGCTGCACATATTCTTCTCCATTGCCCTATGGAGGATAGTGTATGGGAGCTGGTGTTCAAATGATGCGAGATCTCTCAACCTCAGATTCAAGTTATTGGTGATCTTATTAGCTTTGTTAAAAAGTGGGGCAGCAATAAAAAAAGGAGGAACAATCTTATCAGCGTATGCTTCGGTACGTTATGGCTGCTATGGAAATCGAGATGCGACCTATTGTTTAAAAATGTGCGCACTTCCCCGCTCAGGATCCTTGATGGAGTGAAATCCACTGTGTATTCTTGGTTAAAGCATAGGAGAGCAAGTTGTAATTATGGGTGGAATGAATGGTGTTCGTGTCCTTTAAGTTGTGTGTGAGAAAGTTAAGTCGGGATGTTGTATAAACTGTATTTTTTGATGTTTCTCCTGCCCTCCGTCTAGTAACTTGCTAGGCGGCGGGGTTAATTAATAAATtcgccggttcaaaaaaaaaagataaatatggATCCAATGCTTTTAATATGTATCAATTTTAGATCTATTGGATGTTCGTATGGATAAATATAGATTCTTTGGATTTCAATATGGATCATTTTTTGGATTCCAAAATTTCAATATGAATCCATTTGTGGGTTCATGACTCATGCAACATATCATTCCGTCTAGGTGATAATGACTTAATAACGTTATAGTTAAATTGGGCCAAAGTTAACCCTTTCTCTATATTACATGACCATTGACATAATTTAGTTTTACTTTCTACACCTATTGATGTTTGTTAGGATGTATGTATAGAACTTCGATAAAAGATACAATAGTGACTCAAAAGTACAACCGATCGAAGAACCTTTGAAGTTGTTTCTTTCCTTTGGCGGTGGTGGTGTCAAACTGATCGGCACCAAAAGCAATACGATACAACTTTaaaagcttcaaatccaccaacGTTGTTTGTTTCCGATAGTATTCTCTTATCATCTTGCCTAAAAAGTTAAAATATTTAACCataaaacatatttattaatAACATAAAATCCAATAAGTATTATTAATaagtttttatattaaaataaaaaagtgaGACACATTTAAATAGGTTAAGACCTATATTCAATATAATTTACATGTACGTTTGATGGTTGGGAATCAAGTGACTATAGTGTTACAGTTACCTTTTCAATTTTctgaattaaatgaaaatgtcttAAGTATATAATATTCtcaaaactataaaaaaattgcAATATTCCACCTTTCTCTCAGATTGAACTTTCTGCCGGATATAACATCTATCTTGTGACTTAATCCACAAAAGTTATTCTCGAATGTATTTGTTTTCTTCACTCATGTATACTATATAATAAGTTGTTGATTTTCGCCTTTTTTCTGAAAAGGGAATGGGGTATAGAAAATTATGCATGTTTATGTACTTCATCAATACTCTGTTTATGTACTTCTATGATTATCTTAAAGTAGAATTCATCTGCATTCTTGAATACTGTCTATTCCTTGAGTTTGTGTTGTATAAAGTCATAGTCATAAGTTTAACCATTTCATGAGGGAAAATCAGATTACTCAAACAATTTGATCACACAATAAATGTATTTTCTTTTACCTGCAAATAGTCCTCTTTATATGAAAGGCCTTTGCAGAGATAAAATAGTCCTTGTGTTTCTCAAGAAGTCCAaacattttcctttcttttctaatGGAATTATGGAAGTCATTACAAAAGAAAAAGATAGGAAACTAAAGGATGAAATGTGAAGTAGTATATGGCACTCATGGTTGAGTTTATTAGAATCCAATGTAAGATCTAGTGGTTTATATAACATCTTTGATGCTAAAGCCTTTatcaatcattattaaaaaggaTTTGGAAAGTCTTTGGAAATACAAAAATACATGTGAGTTTCAAATGGATGTGGTTCTTATAAATATGCctcttttataagtatactaaattttataagtatactaaatttaaaaagaaatgtttttttaatataacaataacattgttgttaaatttgatataacaattcgtatactaaattaatatataatatgttgattattttgaattatatgataatatatacatctaactgcacaatctcaatcgtttgaatgacttcaacccgtgagttacacatgaataaaattaaatataatatatggtttaatgttatttatagttcttGTTATTgtcaattatttttttttaatttgttttcttaatgttttaatttctatcattataattatttaaaatatcaaacattgttttttgattttaaaggtaataatataatcatttatatagatttatttttaactattgttattgtaagttattttaagctacttatttgaaaacttttaacgattataaaaatatctttacgaaatattttagttaaattgagattataatttatttttagtgtttatcactacaatttatcacttttaactatttacaaaatattctatggttttttaagtggaactgaaatttatatttaagttgacattgtaatgttatatttaaattaacaacttAACTATTTTGTCCAAACCGTTCAAAagtgtagctttaaactgataatggtttatatacaacatattaaatctaattaataatatataatatgttatcaatttgtttatatatatatatatatatatatatatatatatatatatatatatatatatagagagagagagagagagagagtcgggTTTAAATATTTCTAACAattattgtgtgcctaaatgcaccaatgagaattcaaaaaataataaataattaaataaatcattaaagggtattttggaccttttgtacttttaattaaggaaatcatttaattgaaatcattcaattaaggaaataaagTGAATATATTTGACCTAGTTTTGTGTGTAGCCGAACATGTTCATCATCAGCATaaacaccatcaccatcaccgctTCCATTTTCACTCCAAAAACCCACTGCGATCAAGACTCCTCAACAGGTCTAAAACCTAAATCGGTTCCATTAAATCTGATCAAGACTCGTCAACAGGTCTGAAACCCAAAATCGGCAAGACCAGGCCTTTAAGAATATTCAAAACGAATTCGTTATATATGGAATTCCTGAAGTTAATTTGCCCTAGTTCTCCTTATGTAAGAATATTCAAAACGAAGTCGCTATATATCGAATCAACTTGAAGAGGTCATGATTCGTCAAAGTATTTTCTTTTTTTCTGTTATCGATTGAAATCTCAAGGTCAGTATTTATCTCTAGCGTATTCTTTCTTGTATGGTAGTTGTCTGCTAATTTTAAATATTGATTGTTGGTGTACGCAGTATTTGGTAATTATGTGCTTTTCGTTGATTAGAGTTCAATAAGCAGCTTATCTAGCTTTTGCTTTTCTAGATTATAATGTAAGAATGAGTTATTTTCCATTtctattttcgatttttttaacTGTAAACCCAGTTTCAAATTTTGTGATTTTAGTGATCATTTTATTTAAACCTAATAAAGAAGAATATTGTATTCTCAAGAATTTTGGAGTAACCCTTTCTTTGTCTAGCAATCGACAAACCTGGCACCTGTGCACAAACTTCTTGGAACCCGGTTAGTGAGTTAGagcaaaaaccccatttatgtgaGAGTGTATAAGTCTGGATGCACAACGTACAACTCTGTCTGAATAGTACGTGCACGATTATTTGGATGGAATTGACAAGTTCACAAATTGGTTCTATAGGAGTAATATCTATCGTTTGTAGATCTATTTACACTTTTTTTGACGTTTCTACCCCTAGCTTTGTGTTGCATCAATGGAGTGTTTTCTTGTTTAGTTTCTCTTGTGTTTCTAGATTTTTTGGCTTGAATTATACTTCTATGTTGTATGGTTTATGCTTAGGGTATGATTTTTACCGTAGTCAATGTCTAATTTATCATCAAATTAACTGATCATAATTCatgaatttcatttttttttattctacAACCTTAGCTTACTAGATTGACTTTTAAGCAGGATTTTTTTGATGCTACAATCTATATAATTGTCTTTAATCAATTTCTTTGTTTTAACTTTTGTTTCTCTTGTTATTTGTAGTTGTAGTTTTCTAGATGGTTGTTCATGTATTTCATCTAATAAGGTTTTAATGTACAACATCAACATGACTAGAGATATGAAGCAAACCTTAAGACATGCTTAATATATGATCCATATCTTAAGGTATTAATGATGATTTTATCCAT is part of the Lactuca sativa cultivar Salinas chromosome 7, Lsat_Salinas_v11, whole genome shotgun sequence genome and harbors:
- the LOC128127225 gene encoding uncharacterized protein LOC128127225, whose translation is MHSQGEDSRGRAKLGLEVAPYNRRTDTKLSFATKQVLLFKVDFEKAFDSVNWEYLDSIISQLGYGEKWRMWIRGCLHSARLSVLVNGSPTKEFEMKKGVRQGDPLSSFLFIIAMEGLNIAMKEEVLRGAAPLGCKPNSLPFTYLGVPVGANMKFKKHWKPVIDRFYAKLSPWKAKTLSFGGRLTLSKAVLGSLPSYFMSIFVSPTGVLESLEKIRRQFLWGGGDNKYKIPWVSWGKVVTSKEKGGLGLGSLRAFNLAMIVKWWWGLKNNKSTLWRRVITGIHNLHNKPAKTLAKKTIPGIWSNIAGVIQELQKDGLSFDDIFKKQVREGEDTLSGWSHGMVVNPLERASQNCIN